ttaacttgtgacgattcacagttcattaataatatatcttttcaattcaatttatgtTTATTGTCGTTATTTTGAAGTCTGTTCTTACAAATGTTCTTCAAAATAATAAACTTGTGTTTTCAATAAAACCTTTTACACAAAATACATTTCAATGGAAACTTTGTTAAACACTTAAAAGAATTAggatttatggatgatatgatcgataGCTCGGCTTATCAAACATAgaacaccaatttgattaagaTAGCAATCTATTCCGGTCGTAGAAAGATTGTCTGCAATTCGAAGCCCGTTAATTGCGTTAAATGATAAGttattacatatttataatctaatcaaagttataagGTGCTTTCTTGCTTTATGCAAGCGAGTTTCGAATTCTTCTTATTCTTAAACTTAAGTTTCTGTAATTGTAATCCAAACTATTGACAGAATTGAATTCTAAGTCACAACAATTTATTTCCATCCAAACCAAACAAATAAACGATTTTCTAGTTAAACCTAAAAGAAGTGACTTTAAtctgaattaaataagtttttattaaaaagcgttccctgtggattcgatattttttattactacaagcgaaaccgtgcacttgcggaaatcgctcaacatagTTCACACTGGACTTCGACAATGGTTGATCTACACAACAAAAAAGGCTTATTGGTTAGGTCCATTGAACATGCGATCATTAAATAAGACTGGTCAATGGATAAATGTTGTAAATAAAGGCTTGTTTGGTTTACTTGTTGTTTGTTATTgcaaaaaactatttttttccCCAAAAAGCAGCGATTTTCTGTTTTTTGCAAAAAGAAATTTTTAtgtataaaaggcaaacatgagttgcttaatcaaacacctaaaactatCATTTCTAAAATGAAAAGGTAAACATGAGATGAAAATTGAGTAAACAAACACTCTCTAAGCATATTTCAAATTTAAAGGTCTTTTAATAGTTTATTTGATAGATATGTAAGTTTCAAAATTTTCAGACATATATGCACTTATTTTGCAGTGGGGGTAAAGTTTTATTATCATGATATCGCACCGAAGAAAAAATGCAAAGATTATAGTTCGGTGGATCCCCTCCTCGTGACTTTTAATTCTTATATATTATTATCTCGTGAAAAACTGTAATGACTTAATATGTTGTGAATTTGTGAGTATATATTGTCTAGTTAGACTGTATTGTGCatatatatgaattataaacATCTACGTTGAAATTAGTTTTGATATGAATATGTTGTGCATAGAGACATGAGCTTTTATTCGGTCTAGTTAGGGTGTGTTGTGCATAAACACATATTTATAATGTGTCTCTAATTGAAATGAAATACTAAGAGTTAGGTTGGTTCCGTGATTAGTTAAACTATGGGATTTGGAAGGATGAAGGAATGTCCAAAAATCACACATCATAtagagaagaaaaagaggaaacCTTACCCAACCTATCGTTTGGATTGGAGCATTGAGCACGCCATGGAATGGAATTACTCAAAAGTCAACAGTCAACACTAGACTAAACTAATCTAAAGGGCACATTTTCTGATCCTATAATAAATATCCAACATTGATTTCATTGGCTGGAGCTACTACTGAACTATCAATTTCAACTAATACTCCAAATGCAGAAAAAGAAAGTTCCTGCTGCCTGTGCAATGATGTGACTTCACCATACAATATCTCAtatatgggcctttgggctggCCCATTTCTGAATTTCTTCACATACATCTAGTTTTGCccatttctcaaaataattCTTTGCTTGTCATTTGTGCTAGATAAAACAAATTTATGCCTAACAAGAAGTGCAACTGCTATAGTAAATTGGCTACATCGGATCCGATCAATGATTAGGGTAAAGAAAATAAGTTATACACTTGTCACATTTTGAATTGGTAAGTTTGATTGGTAAGGtcaaggcctaatacacaaataatccttgaacttgtccaaatgttacaACTACTCGTCCGAACTTTCAATTATAACCTCTTGAActtatccaattgtaaaacataactcctcaaacttatccaattgtaaaacataaccccaaattgctgacatggtttgcaattgaagaaacacgtgaaatacaaaagctacaacgctcgtggagtgtgataatcaaatctttggcgtgatacgaatccggaaaaacatttttacggttgcttcaagtacggggtaaaaaaattcccaatttggagttatgttttacaattggacaagtttaaggggtaagttgttataattgaaagttggagagggcagttgcaatatttggacaagttgaggggttatttgtgtattagtcCTAAGGTCAAATATACTGGACTCATTCTTAGGGATGTTCACAAACCGAACCGGACCGAAATAACCGATCGAATCGATGAATTTTGGttttttggtttggttttcggtctattaggttcggtttcagttttatttttataatattccaGTAATTTCGGccggttcggtttttaaatcaaaattaccgAATTAACCGAAAAAcccgaaataaattaaatataaatataaattagatttattatataattagtgTATGTCATTTATTGTtctaagttttatttatttagaattatattattagaatctTTGTTAAGCATGATAGTTTTTGAATTGCCTGTAGCTGATTATATTATTGGTCTATTTAATGTTTGTCTACCAATTTAGTACAATTATACACTAATTCATATTTAGAATTAAGATTGATTTCATTTCTATATAAAATTTCTACGttttttctttcaatccaaaaagaaaaataaaaataaaaattgttgtATATATAAGTAAATACCCAACAACATTATTAACGGTGTAATATTAAccttacataaaaataattattaatgaaattttttaatataaaaaaccGAATAACCAAACAGAACCAACCGAAATAATTcgatcggttcggttcggttatttattattgtttgattaggttcaatttttatttttgaggctattcagtttttggttattcgATTCAGTTCGGTTTTCAGACCGAACCGACCGATGAACACCCCTAGTAGCAAGGTGGGGATTTTATAGAAAACTTATTTCATATAGCATACAACAAGTATATTACATAAGAAAACTGGcttaataaaaacataaaagccttataaaaaaaaaaaaaaaaaaacataaaacccTGAATGAATAATTGAGAGCAGTTttaataacaaaatcaaattactgATCAAGTTGAATATCCAATTCCATCCCCACAATTTTccattcttttcttcttttgtttaATGTCTGATCTGCTGCTACATACATTTGATGACCAAAATCATATTCATATCATATGTGAACGTTGTAGCAGAAGGTTTCAAAGTCTTAAAAGGATATAAATTAATACTTTAAATTTGTTCTTCTATTACTGATCTGCCAAACGGTTCCTCTTCCACATGAGAGGTTTATATGCTGCTTCTTGTTTATTCTCCTGCAGCTTACTCCAGGGGAGTTTGTGTTTAGCCATATGCCTCTTCTTTGCTGATATTCCCAAGTAATCTCCCTGGTTCTGTTTCAcaatcataattaaattaattaagcttaatcacttttttttctttttcctcttaTTATTAAGGCCAAAGGCTCAATCTAGGACTTCAAATTTTGACTTTATGATCAATCCAGGATTCTAcaacaatttcaatttttagatcTGTTTATGCATCGGGTACCTGTCCAAAGCCCATATCTGATGTGTTGGGTTTGAACAACAAGAAAAAATGAGATTGGGTTGTGAGAGCATAAAATGACATTAGCCTAACCTAGGCCCACATAAGTTTGTATAGCTTTGGGCCGAagcttaaaatttataaaaatagaataagTCAACACTACCCAACCGGTATATTAATATTTGTTATAAGGTgctttctatggttactttgtttttgacaaagtaaaccttacttggttattttcaccattgtcaaaaataaagtaaccatagcctttaccttgttataaaataaaaatatattaatttaaagttaaaattaaaattataacttatattatatttatatttattttaaaattataattcttttattatgaaaaatcatattttttaaggTGAGTTTATGGAAAATGaacttgagatttgattttcaCAATAGTTTTCATCTGGTAATTTGTTAATGATTTATTAAAATGCTAGGatcaatattaaaatattaaaatcattATAAATCTAATCCTaaatgaatattaaaattattataaagtttagatcTAATAAATCTATATCTAATTATGACTGATCAAACCAATTTATTCAGTTATTGACACCATGATTTTCAGGTCAAAAGTCACTACCTAAATTAATGAATTAAGTATCAAACTAATCTTTGAAGTTGACAGGCATGACTAGTTTAGTCCAAATCGAAATTTAGATATAAACTCAACTCTTAAATTACAATACTACAAGTTAACCTAGATTTAACAAATTTTTAGACATTAAAATTGATTGTATTTGgattaatttaccaaaaatggcCCAACTTCAAAACTGAGCTAATAACTAAACATGTTTGTCAACTTCAAACATCATTTCTACCCTTAATTCCTAAATTAATAGAAACATAGACTAATCGGTTTTAGATGTTCAGCTAGGAAGATAATATGTTGTCCCGAATTCCCTATCCCCTTCCATATCTCTCACACAAAAAATCGCTATTTTTGTGGATCCTTCTAATCcacataatatattattttaattaagtacGGACCACTTCTTATGAAATGGATGTAAAAGACATTGAGAATTCAGGATAACATATTTTCTTGCTCTAGCTCAATCCAATCCAACTCAACCCTTAATTACAGTATACATGAATGAATCCAAGCAATAAAGAAAACTGAATGTGTAGTTTTATAGTCCTCTATTGACTATAAAACTACACATTCAGATCCTAAATTAGCTTTTGGCCTATCAGTAATAATGAAGAGCAATGAATACTAACCTGGAGGCAGAGTCCTTCTTCAACATCACAAACTGGGTACTCACTAGGGCAACAATATTCCGAATCAGTACAGCAAACGGCATTCTGGTAAGGACAGCAACCGTAGATCAAGCAGAAATTATAGAACTCAAAAAGGCAACAACATGTCTCATCACTTGAACAATAAGAGTAGTCACCACATTGAATAGGTGCAGGGGAAGGAGGTGGAGGAGGCACTGGTTTAGGAGGTGGCGGTGACggtggcgatggaggtggaggaggtgagggtggtgttGGAGGACTAGTAGGAGAAGGTGCATATGATTCTTTAGTTGGATAAGAAGCCATTGCATTTACAGCACAAACACCATATGTTGAATCAGTGTTTCTTTTTAAATAGAAGTAACCACTCATTCCCCATTCTGTTCCCCATGAGTTTTTCACTATCCAATAATCTTCACCATCTTCGGATCCATAACCAACGATCAAAACAGCATGATCAATCTCATCTGGATTGCTTGAGCAGCTACCATCGTAGACACCCTGTTTATATTAATCAAATTGGATCATTAAGTGGATCTAATTACTTGGAATAAGAGTTAAGGAAGAGATTGTGAGGTTAATTCTATATTCATCAAGCTTGAATTAATATTAGGAAGTTTGGAACAACTTTCGAGTCATTTACAGACTGCGGCAGAGACAACGGTGCTAAGTGGACCCCGACCACAGGAACCACCCTACCAGGGGTGGTTTCGGCCTCCTGTCTCTGGCAGATTTAGAGGTTTGTAAGTGCAAAATGACCTCTAAACCTATTTAGCATTCAACAGAGCAGTTTTGTATTTGCCACTGTTTACAGACAAAGCTATAGGACTGCTTTGAGCTGCTCAAAGTGTTTGGATACGTTGAGCAAGCACTTTGGGCAGCTCGAAATGCATACCATATAATGTTGTCTTTACATGTTGCGAACGATTTCAGAATGACAATTGTAACAAAACTTTCTCCTTTATGAATGTAACATAATATCATTAAATGGAtctaataatttggatttaggatTGGCCATTACCAAACAAAAATACGAGTCTTAATATATTCTTAGTTCTCTATATTTGTTCAGAAAAGTCAATTGTTCTCTTATAATTtgaaaacattctatttacatATTCAAATTGCGTGAATAACCCACTGGCTCCTCGAACTTTCTGAAAGTGACTCATCTCTTTGAACTTCCTCACAGTGAtttctgaacttgcttaaagtgatacaAACTTCGGCTTGTCTTAAAAGAGTTCAATATGTCACTTCAAGCAAGTTCAAGAAATAAATATGATGTTTCCAAAATATAAGAAGACAATTGACTTTTCCGAACAAATATATTACATGTATTGAGTGAAAATATAAGTAATCTTGTAATGATGATAGTTATTAAATGAAAGGTGTAGACTTACACTTGAATAGAGCTGGAAATCCAATGCAGAACCATCGATACCGACACTAATAGGTTGCTGAACCGTAGCACACAAGAGAGCACTGTCTGATTCTGCTACATCTTCATACCCATCAATGGATATAACTTTTATGGTCTCCTTGGTAACATTACAGGTTCCATCAACACCAGTGTAAGGATAGTCAGATTCAGTATCAATCCCTCCATTGCTAATAATCCATTCAAAAGCATAATCCATATACCCTCCTTCACATCCATAATTTGTTGTATCACAATCCACTAGTTCCTGTTCTGATAGGCTAGTCAGGTCTCCAGTTACTATAGCATTTATGCCTTCTATAGCACCCGTTGTAGAAAATGACCAACAACTTCCTGTCCACAACAATAACACATCTCTTCAATATGCAAAACTAATAACACTTCAGCATCACAACAATAAGTCCATGCACGATTATTCGGAGAAAATCGAGATGGATTCTCGATTTCAAACGTCTAGACGGTCCATGTGAGCTTGTTTTTTTAACATTGATTCCTATGAATACCAACATCTAAACTCATCGTGTTAATTTATGGACTCTGCCATTTTAGTTAATGTTTTAACTAAGTTTTtgaatttaattgaagttacaAGTTCATTGTAGACGTAGCAAGTTACtattattttgtaaaataaCTACTTCTATGGGCTCTAGCATTTTTTGGAAGTTCATATTATTTGTTTTTCAAGAGAGTCGGTCATGCCCTAGCATAGGGTGCGTCGGCCTAGGATCCAGGACTGGAAAgtacctaa
The sequence above is drawn from the Euphorbia lathyris chromosome 6, ddEupLath1.1, whole genome shotgun sequence genome and encodes:
- the LOC136233004 gene encoding low-temperature-induced cysteine proteinase-like, with product MGYPKYPQLVLIFLIVAPLTCLSLTLPSEYSVVSNDLNELLSEERVKELFQAWREKHGKVYRHVEEAEKRLGDFRRNLKFVVEKNGGENSGHSVGLNRFADLSNEEFKGKYLSKVKKPLKKKYGDGMSSSQRNLQNCVAPSTLDWRKKGVVTPVKDQGDCGSCWSFSTTGAIEGINAIVTGDLTSLSEQELVDCDTTNYGCEGGYMDYAFEWIISNGGIDTESDYPYTGVDGTCNVTKETIKVISIDGYEDVAESDSALLCATVQQPISVGIDGSALDFQLYSSGVYDGSCSSNPDEIDHAVLIVGYGSEDGEDYWIVKNSWGTEWGMSGYFYLKRNTDSTYGVCAVNAMASYPTKESYAPSPTSPPTPPSPPPPPSPPSPPPPKPVPPPPPSPAPIQCGDYSYCSSDETCCCLFEFYNFCLIYGCCPYQNAVCCTDSEYCCPSEYPVCDVEEGLCLQNQGDYLGISAKKRHMAKHKLPWSKLQENKQEAAYKPLMWKRNRLADQ